The proteins below are encoded in one region of Streptomyces cyanogenus:
- a CDS encoding ArsA family ATPase, producing MSRLQVVSGKGGTGKTTVAAALALALATEGKRTLLVEVEGRQGIAQLFETEALPYEERKIAVAPGGGEVYALAIDPELALLDYLQMFYKLGGAGRALKKLGAIDFATTIAPGLRDVLLTGKACEAVRRKDRSGRFAYDHVVMDAPPTGRITRFLNVNDEVAGLAKIGPIHNQAQAVMRVLKSSETEVHLVTLLEEMPVQETADGIAELRAARLPVGRVIVNMVRPEVLDAADLELVRTVERSSVAQALSAAGLGGARRGGNAEKLVDPLLVQAAEYAERYTLEQEQRAVLGELGLPLHELPLLAEGMDLAGLYELATELRKQGLS from the coding sequence GACCGGAAAGACGACGGTCGCCGCCGCACTCGCGCTGGCCCTCGCTACCGAGGGGAAGCGGACGCTTCTCGTGGAGGTCGAGGGCCGGCAGGGCATCGCACAACTCTTCGAGACGGAAGCACTTCCCTACGAGGAGCGGAAGATCGCGGTCGCTCCGGGCGGAGGCGAGGTGTACGCCCTCGCGATCGACCCCGAACTGGCCCTTCTGGACTATCTCCAGATGTTCTACAAGCTCGGCGGCGCGGGCCGGGCCCTGAAGAAGCTCGGCGCGATCGACTTCGCCACCACCATCGCGCCCGGGCTCAGAGACGTCCTGCTGACCGGCAAGGCGTGCGAGGCCGTGCGCCGCAAGGACAGGTCCGGGCGGTTCGCCTACGACCACGTCGTCATGGACGCCCCGCCGACCGGCCGCATCACCCGCTTCCTGAACGTCAACGACGAGGTGGCGGGCCTCGCGAAGATCGGCCCTATACACAATCAGGCGCAGGCCGTGATGCGGGTGCTGAAGTCGTCGGAGACGGAGGTGCACCTGGTGACGCTGCTGGAGGAGATGCCGGTCCAGGAGACCGCCGACGGCATCGCCGAACTCCGCGCGGCCCGGCTTCCGGTGGGCCGGGTCATCGTGAACATGGTCCGGCCGGAGGTGTTGGACGCGGCGGACCTGGAACTCGTACGGACCGTGGAGCGTTCATCGGTCGCACAGGCGCTCTCGGCGGCCGGACTGGGCGGGGCCCGGCGCGGCGGAAACGCCGAGAAGCTGGTGGACCCGCTGCTGGTCCAGGCCGCGGAGTACGCCGAGCGGTACACGCTGGAGCAGGAGCAGCGTGCGGTCCTGGGCGAGCTGGGCCTGCCGCTGCACGAACTGCCGCTGCTCGCGGAGGGCATGGACCTCGCGGGCCTGTACGAACTCGCCACCGAGCTGCGGAAGCAGGGGTTGTCATGA